TGGCCGGTTCCGCCTCGGCCCGCTCGTGCCCGGCGCGCACTCCTTCAGCGTGGACGCCGACGGGTTCCTGGCGCTCGAGCCCGAGGACGTGGAGGTGTCCGCCTCCGGGCCACCGCTCGTCTTCACCCTCGAGCGCGCCGTCGTCCTCGCGGGCATCGTCATCGACACCGAGGGCCGCCCGCTGGCGGACGTGGACGTGGAGGCCATGAAGGCCGGCAGACCCACGCGGCGGCGGCGCAACGTCCGGCGCCACCTGCCCAACCACCACGCGCCCCTCATCTTCCACCAGGGCAGGTCCGCCGTGGAGGAGGAGGAGCCGCCCCCGCTGGAGGAAGAGGTGGACCTCTCCGACGACGCGCGCAGCACGAGTTCGGACGAGGACGGGCGCTTCCTCTTCGAGCTCCCCGAGCCGGGGCGCTACGTCATCACCGCCGGCGGCGGCAGCCACCTCTTCACGAAGGCGGAGGCGGACGCTCCCACGACGGAAGTCCGGCTGGTGGTGCGCACGGGCGCGAAGGTGGAGGGCACGGTGGTGGACGCCCGCGGCGCGCCGCTCTTCCAGGTGCGCATCACCCTGAAGCTCCCCTCGGACGGCGAGGACGATGAGCGGCTGGTCATGAGCGACGAGCAGGGACACTTCTCGCTCGAGGGGCTGCCTCCCGGCGGCCACACGCTCCAGGCGGTGCTGGACCGGGGCGGAACCCTTCACCGCACGTCACACGCCTTCTCCGTCTCGGGCGCGGAGCCGGTGGAGGTGTCGCTGCGGCTGGACACGGGGCACTCGGTGTCGGGCGTCGTCGTGGACGAGCACGGGCGCCCGGTCGAGGCCGCCGAGGTGCGGGCGTACACGCTCCAGCAGCAGCCCGAGGACCGGGATGGCCACCGCCCGTCCACGGCCACCACCGGCCCGGACGGGCGCTTCACGGTGGACGCCCTGGTGGAGGGGCCGTGCGTGCTCTCCGCGTCGAAGAATGGCTACACCTTCGACGAGCCCGAGCTCGGGAAGGGGCAGGCGCGGCCGGGGGTCGTGACGCGGGCGGGAGCGGGAGACGTGCGCCTGGTGCTCCTCTACCAGGGCTACCTGCGCGGGCGGGTGGTGCGGGAGGACGGCACCCCCGTCTCGCCCTTCACCATCAACCAGCTCTCCTTCCGGGACCCGGGGGGCGCCTTCGAGCTCCCCATGGACAACCCGGGCTCCATGGAGCTGCGGTTCGACGCGCCCGGCCTCACGCGCGCGGTGCTCGACGTGAAGGTGCCGCGCGGCAGGGATTTGGACCTGGGCCTGGTGCGGCTCACGCGCGGGCGCCAGGTGAAGGGCCGGGTGGTGGACGGAGTGACGTCCCAGCCCGTGGCCCGCGCGAGCGTCCAGGTGAGCATCGTGGGCGAGGACGAGTGGATGTCCGAGCACTCGCCCCTGGCAGAGGCGCAAACCAGCGTGGACGGCACCTTCACGCTGCCACCGCTGGAGGCCCGCGCGCTGGTGCTGAAGGTGAAGCACAGGGGCTACCCCCTGCTGCGCCAACGCATTGGAGTGGGTGACGAGACGCTGGAGCTGCGCCTGTTCAGCGGCGCGCGGGTGGAGGGCACCGTGACGGACCGCGAAGGCCGGCCCATGGACACCACGGTGATGCTGGAGCCCCTGAGCTGGTCCGGCTCCACCACCCGCGTGAAGACGGCCGGGGGCACCTTCGCCCTGCAGGGGATGGAGGCGGGCAACTACGCGGTGCACTCGCTCGGCACGACGGGGGCGGATGGGCGCCGCGTGGAGTTCATGCCCCAGCGGGTGTACCTGCCCCCGACGGGCCCGGTGACGCTGGCCATCTCCGAGCGGGCGGGTGGCGCCACGCTGAGGCTCCACTTCCGGCTGGAGCTGCCGAACCCCGTGGCGGGCATGTACACCGCGCTCGTCCCCGGCCCGGTGTCTCCGGAGGCCACGCATGAAGAGCTGCTGACGCTGACGCGCCACCAGTCCATGCCTCGCACCCGGAGCGGCGGCGGCCCGTCCGAGCTGGTGTACGAGCGCCTGCCCGGTGGGCGCTACACCTTCCTCTTCCTGCTACAGCTGGACCGGGAGCGGTACGCCGTCCACCGCGAGGAGCTGGACATCCCCGAGGGGGCCTCGCTGGAGCACGAGCTGCGCACGGTGTGGACGCCGGTGCCCGACAGCCGGTGAGTCCGGGGGCCGGCTCGCCTCCCGAGGTGGCGCGCGGCTAGGCTTGCCCGCATGAGCAACAAACCCGACTTGGCGAGCGCGGGGGAGCTGGAGCTGGACTGGGGCAGCCGGGAGCAGCGGGCACCGGGGCACGTGCCGGAGCCCGCGGGCGAGCCGCTTCCCGAGGAGCCCTCCGGCGCGGGCAAGGGGCTGCCCGGGGACCCTCGCTACATGAGCCGGGAGCTGCGCCTGCAGCTGACGGGGCTGCTGGAGGGGCCGGGGCTGCGCATGCGGCAGCTGCGCGAGCTGGTGGAAGTCCTCGTGCCGTGGGAGGCGCGCAACCAGTACGAGGTGTGCGACGACACGGGCCGGCCCACGGTGTACGTGGGCGAGACGGGAGACGGCTGGGGCTCGGCGCTCAAGCGCAACTTCTGGCCCTTCTACAAGGCGCGGATGGAGTGCATGACGTTGGGCGGGACGGTGGCGCTCGCGATTGAGCGGCCGTGGAGCTTCCTGCTGGCGCACGCCAACGTGGAGGCGTGGGACGGGCGGCTGCTGGGGCGAATCGAGCAGCGCTTCTCCGTGGTGGGCCGGAAGCTGGAGCTGCTGACACCGTCGGGCACGGTGCTGGCGACGGTGGAGGGGCCGCTCTTGAAGCCCTGGACGTTCCGGGTGATGCAGCGGGGCGTGGAGGTGGCGCTCATCCGCAAGAAGTGGAACGGCGTGTTGCAGGAGCTGTTCACCGACGCGGACACCTTCCGCCTGGACTTCGCGCCGGAGTGCACGGACGGACGGCTGCGGCAGCTGATTCTCGGCGCGGCGCTGCTGGTGGACATGACCTGGTTCGACAACCGGAGCAGCAGCTCCATCGTCGGCCCGGGCGCGGACCTCCTGGACATCATCGCGTTCTGGAAGTGATGCGGCGCGGTCAGAGCGCGGGCAGTCGAGAGGCGAGTGTGGCGAGGGCCTCCCGGCTGGTGGCACAGCGCTGGCGGAAGTCCTCACTCAAGTCCGCGCAGGCGACGAGCCGGTCCCAGTACGCCAGTGCGTGACGGGCGGCATCGGCCCAGACGTCCAGGTTGTGCGCATTCGGTGGCTCGGGCGTGAAGGTGCGCTCGACAAGGTGCGCACCGTCCGGCGCGAAGACCATGGGCAGCATGTCGTAGATGGGCGCGAGCCGAAACCGCCCGGGAGACTCCACGAAGCAGGAGACATTGCCCAGGTGACGGTCGGTGTTACCGATGAGCTGGCCGAAGGTGTCGAGCCAGCGGATGCGCCGGACATCCTCCTTGGGGAGCCGGCGGTCTACGAGCAGGCGCAGGGCGACCTGCGTCCAGCTCCCCCTCCCCAGGCCGACGTACTCGTTGTCGATGGCGCGCAGCGACAGCAGGGCACGCCGTCCCAGTCTACCGATGCGATCAAACCGGCCGACCTCCAGGAAGCGGTAGTCGCCCAGGTCGAACCACTCGGCGTCGGCTGCCTCGAATCCAGCGGCGCGGACGCACTCCAGGGCCAACTGCTCGCACGCAAGCAGCTCCCGCCAGCGCTGTCCCGCACGGCCCATGCTCGCGTCCGCGAACTTCACGAGGACGTGGCGCGCTCCTGTAAAGGCAGTGAACTTCGGCTGCTCGCCTCCCGCCGATGAGCTCGCCCCTTCGCTACGGTAGCCACGAGCGTGCACGGGATAGTTGGCGCGCTCCACCTCCGGGGCCAGGATGCGCAGGGACAGGTAGCGGTTCAGGGACTGCTCGCCCAGGATGAGGTCCCCCGCGCAGTCCTCGCCGTACTGGCTCAGGACGTCGAGCACCTGGTCGTCGCCCCAGTCATCAGGGCGCGATGAGCGTCTCGGGGGCCCCAACGTGCTCGGGCCATGGAATCGGAAGCGCCGGCCCATGTACCCCTGGGGCCGCATCTCCTCCACGAACGGCGGCCGTCCCTCGAAGCGCTGACCGGGGCCTGTCACGGACTCCAGCCAGTAGCCTCCATCGGACAGGAAGTGGAGTGTGCCCAGCCGGTGGATCTGCCCGGCCTCATCCACCCGGTGCACTGGCACCCGCGTGCCCAGTTGGGGCACGGTCCGCGTGCGGACATACAGCGCTCCCTTGGTACGCCCCATCCGGCACACTGCGTCCCCTGCGGCCTTGAGCCACCGGGACAGGGTCTGCTGGGAGACGCCGAAGTGCTCCTGAAGCGTCTCTACCCGCACCGGCTGCAGGCGCTGAATCGTCTGCAGGAGCTGGTCGCTGGTCGGAGCACTCATGAGTAGATTCGTGAGTAGATAACGGCTCCATTCGCTTTCGCAACCATTTGATTTCGTTGAAAATCAACCTGAGTTGGTGCGAGCAGATGGGTAGATTCGCGTCCGGATACGGGTGCCAGGGGCCGTTTGAACGCACGCCCGCCCGTCTGGGGAGCCCCCTCCCATACGGCCCGCCGTGCTAAGTCCCCAGACCCATGTCCACGTCGACGAGTGATGCCCTCAACTCCGCGGACCTCGAGCGGCTGGTCCAGGCCGAGGCCCCGGACCTGGCCGAGGCCGTCATCGCCTTCCTGGCCCAGCCGGAGAAGGCCTCCGAGACTCCGCCACCGAAGGACGCCTTCACCTTCGACAAGCTGCTGCGGACGCTCACCCAGGCCCAGGCCCGCCACGGCTCCGAGAGCCGGCGCACTGCCTCCACCGAGGCGTGGCAGCGCTACCTCGCGCAGAAGGACGTGGCCCACCCGCCCCGGCTCGCCCTGGCGGACCTGCTCGTCGCCCTCTACGCGCGCAACACCGATGCCTCGCGCGCCGCCCTGGTGGACATCATCCGCCGCGCGGACCTGCGCTTCGGCCTGTGGGGCGGCCTCAAGCGCATCTACAAGCTCGCCGAGGCCCGCCACGACGCGGAAGTCTTCGGCGTCCTCGCCTGGCGCTTCGACGTGGAGCGCGGCCGCGGCGGGTACAACCGCGAGGTCTCCGCCGGCACCCTCACCTACCTGCGCCGCCGCGCCTGGCGCTACCTGCGCCACCTGGGCGCCGCCGTGCCGGAGCTCTACCCCCAGTTCGCCGTGGAGGTGCTCCGCCACTACGAGGCGGACGCGTCCTGGTACTCCGTCTGGGTGGCCCACCACATCTGGGCGCACGGCAGCGGCAACTACACGGCGACGTCGTTCTCCATCCAGCCGCCCGCCGACATGGTGAAGCACCGCGCCTTCCCGGACGCGTGGAAGCGCTCGCCGGACGCGCTGATGCGCCTGCTGGACACCTGCTACTCGGACCCGGCCGCGCGCTTCGCGATTCAGGGCCTGCGCAAGGACCACCCGGAGACGCTGCGCAAGGTGACGCCCGCGTGGCTGGACAGGCTCGCCCGCCGCCCGCTGGCCAGCGCCCACGACTTCCTCGTGGAGACGCTGCAGGGCTCGCCCGAGTTCCACCAGGGCCGCCTGCGCGCGCTCGGCCTGCACGAGGCGGTGCTCGCGCTGCTGCTGTCCCCCAGCGACCGGGCCCGTACGTATGCGATTGAGTACGCCCGAGCCCACGCGCAGGACCTGCCCGCCGAGCGGCTGGTGGAGCTGGTGGCCCAGGGCGCCAACGACGTGAAGGCCTACGCCGCGGCCACGCTGGAGAAGCGCAACCCGCGCGAGCTGGGGCTGGAGCTGCTGGGCCGGCTGCTGTCGTTCAAGCCGACGACGGGCTTCGCGGCGCGCTCGCTGGAGCAGTCCTTCGACCGCGCGGAGCTGTCCGCCGCCTTCCTGCGGGACTTGTACCTGGGCAGCTCCGAGCAGCTCGCCTGGGTGAAGGGCTTCGTCTCCTCCAAGTACGCGGCCACGGAGCTGCCGGTGGCCTTCTGGAAGGAGCTGCTGGAGGACCCGCGCCTGGAGAAGCGTCCGCACCCGGTGGAGGGGCTGGCGGTGAAGGCGCTTTCCGCGTACGCGCCCGCCGTCATCGGCCCGGAGTGGCTGCTGGACAAGACGGCGCACCCGCGCATCGGCGGCACGGTGGGCAACTGGCTGATGCGCGCGGACAGCCTGCCCGGGCTGGACGTGGAGCGGGTGAAGGGGCTCGTCTTCAGCTCGAAGCACCGCGCGGTGGCGCTGGCGCTGCTGGGCAACCGCAAGCTGTTCACCCCGCGCCAGCTCACGGTGCCCTGGCTGCTGGCGCTGGCCCGGCGCGCGGACCCGCAGTTGCACGGCTTCGCGCACCGGTACCTGCTGGAGAACGTGATGCCGGCGGACTTCAGCGACGCGGGCGACGCGGCGGCGGGCCTGGAGCGCCTGTTCGAGCTGGCGCTGGGCGCGAAGCAGCCGGTGCAGGTGCGCGGCTTCGCGCAGACGTACCTGCGCTGCCACCACCCGGTGATTGGCCCCGAGCAGCCGGAGTCGAAGTCGTACGAGCTGAAGCCGAAGGCGCCTCGCAAGGCGTACACGCCGGAGAAGCTGTGGCCGGCGCTGCAGGACTCGCGCGACGACGTGCGCCGCTTCGCGCTGGCCATCGTCCGCGCGGAGCTGCGGGCCTGGGGCTGGCACACGCGCGTGTACGAGCTGGCGGACGCGGAGGCGAAGGAGGTCCGCAACCTGGCCTACGACGCCCTGCTGAAGGCGGGCGAGGAGGGCGCGGACGCGCGGCACGTGCTGCACCCGGAGGAGCTGGACCCGGTGAAGGTGTTCTCGCTGACGGAGAGCACCAAGCGCAGCACCCGAGAGGTGGCGGTGGAGCTCATCCGCCGGCACTACGCGCGGCTGGGCGGCGCCGAGCGGCTCGCGTGGCTGATGCAGAGCGCGGACCGCGAGGTGGGCCTGTTCGCCGTGCGGCTGCTCTGGGAGAAGCACCGCCCCACGCACCTGCCGGAGGGGTGGAAGCCCTCGGGTGCGAAGGAGGCCCCCGTGGCCGCCACGGAGCGCTTCGCCAACGTGGACGCGCTGCGGACGTTCCTGCGGCGGATGCTCTTCGGCCTGCCGCCGGGACGGGCGAAGGAGGCGCGCGAGGGTGAGGTGCAGCGCCGCCTGTCCGCCAGCGTGGCCAAGCGCCGTGTGATTGAGCTGGTGCGGGATTTGGGCCTGGAGGACGAGGCCTTCGCCCGCGTGGTGGCGCCCGTGCTGGGCGAGTTCACCGGCTCACTGGCGAAGGGCGAGTGGCAGAGCTGCCTCGCCTCGCTGGTGCAGTTGCGCTCGGCGCATCCGGAGGCGCAGCTCGGCGGGTTGTAACGGGGCGGGCGGGAGTCGCCTGCACTCCTGGCCGCCTGGCTCGAGGACCGCGAGGCCTGCCTCGCGCCTCGGCGTCACCTGCGATGCGGCGCTTCGTCGCCTGATAAGCAGCCCTGGGACGGCGGCTCGCGGGAGTCATCGGCGTGCCTGCCCGGGTGTGGTTACGCTGGCACCGCATGGTGCTCGACGAACTGCTGAATGGCTTTCCCCGGGAGCGCTTCCTGCGGGAGCACTACCAGAAGCGTCCCTTTACCGGACCGGCCGCGGCCGAGCGCCTGCGCGAGCTGGGCTCGTGGAGCGTCGTCGACGAGCTCATCGAGCAGACGCCGTGTGACGTGCTGCTCGCGCGGCGGGGCGTGCCGTACACGGGCGAGCGGCCCTCGACGGCGAAGCAGGCGCGGGAGCTGTTCGCGGAGGGCTACACGCTCGTGCTCCGCCAGCCGGACCAGCACCACCCCGGCCTGTCACAGCTCGCGCGCACCTTCAGCGCGGAGCTGCATGGCCGCATCAACCTGCACCTCTACTGCACGCCCGCCGGGCAGCACGGCTTCGGCTGGCACTGCGACCCGGAGGAGGTCTTCATCCTCCAGACAGCAGGCCGCAAGGACTACCTCCTCCGGGAGAACACGCTGCACCCCGTGCCCCTCCCGGAGGCCCTGCCGAGCGGCGCCGTGGCCGCGCAGGAGACGACGCCCG
This DNA window, taken from Pyxidicoccus xibeiensis, encodes the following:
- a CDS encoding cupin domain-containing protein; the protein is MVLDELLNGFPRERFLREHYQKRPFTGPAAAERLRELGSWSVVDELIEQTPCDVLLARRGVPYTGERPSTAKQARELFAEGYTLVLRQPDQHHPGLSQLARTFSAELHGRINLHLYCTPAGQHGFGWHCDPEEVFILQTAGRKDYLLRENTLHPVPLPEALPSGAVAAQETTPVETHALGAGDFIYIPAGHWHMAQTTEQEALSISIGLMAPTLLDVLDAVRATLASNPVWRRRLPALGYASDLDDLRKLEVLRTLFTELGGELGRALSDPGLPLRFLAQTARYYLRAAGLRGGDRR
- the yjjJ gene encoding type II toxin-antitoxin system HipA family toxin YjjJ, with the protein product MSAPTSDQLLQTIQRLQPVRVETLQEHFGVSQQTLSRWLKAAGDAVCRMGRTKGALYVRTRTVPQLGTRVPVHRVDEAGQIHRLGTLHFLSDGGYWLESVTGPGQRFEGRPPFVEEMRPQGYMGRRFRFHGPSTLGPPRRSSRPDDWGDDQVLDVLSQYGEDCAGDLILGEQSLNRYLSLRILAPEVERANYPVHARGYRSEGASSSAGGEQPKFTAFTGARHVLVKFADASMGRAGQRWRELLACEQLALECVRAAGFEAADAEWFDLGDYRFLEVGRFDRIGRLGRRALLSLRAIDNEYVGLGRGSWTQVALRLLVDRRLPKEDVRRIRWLDTFGQLIGNTDRHLGNVSCFVESPGRFRLAPIYDMLPMVFAPDGAHLVERTFTPEPPNAHNLDVWADAARHALAYWDRLVACADLSEDFRQRCATSREALATLASRLPAL
- a CDS encoding carboxypeptidase regulatory-like domain-containing protein; this translates as MGKRSAVAVALGVLLLGTVVALVGSRDDDPVEAPAREARSPRTRTLPGPSEPTPPPRGTLSVRGRVVDESGNPVAGADVSATRAMPGESLSALPCDVQTPDVPMSSIDCVGEATDVLTELVLAERGGAPMLAHTTSAEDGSFVLDALPEGTVALWAFAGEDSALAPEVATGSDGVDLVLELGLAIAGRVVDEAGGPIASAQVKLFHTAHSRYFDASTDADGRFSLGPLPTGEYSLVASSPGLLPTYLLDVAYEDLESITLHRPRRIRGQVLLEGRPAPGAEVRLPYSLHVAVTDGDGRFVLEDISPGSYEVFAERDGLHGYANADLDETATDVEITVHLGTLVYVEGLVLDEAGQPVTGAVVSTYPGEDAPTAEDAITGADGRFRLGPLVPGAHSFSVDADGFLALEPEDVEVSASGPPLVFTLERAVVLAGIVIDTEGRPLADVDVEAMKAGRPTRRRRNVRRHLPNHHAPLIFHQGRSAVEEEEPPPLEEEVDLSDDARSTSSDEDGRFLFELPEPGRYVITAGGGSHLFTKAEADAPTTEVRLVVRTGAKVEGTVVDARGAPLFQVRITLKLPSDGEDDERLVMSDEQGHFSLEGLPPGGHTLQAVLDRGGTLHRTSHAFSVSGAEPVEVSLRLDTGHSVSGVVVDEHGRPVEAAEVRAYTLQQQPEDRDGHRPSTATTGPDGRFTVDALVEGPCVLSASKNGYTFDEPELGKGQARPGVVTRAGAGDVRLVLLYQGYLRGRVVREDGTPVSPFTINQLSFRDPGGAFELPMDNPGSMELRFDAPGLTRAVLDVKVPRGRDLDLGLVRLTRGRQVKGRVVDGVTSQPVARASVQVSIVGEDEWMSEHSPLAEAQTSVDGTFTLPPLEARALVLKVKHRGYPLLRQRIGVGDETLELRLFSGARVEGTVTDREGRPMDTTVMLEPLSWSGSTTRVKTAGGTFALQGMEAGNYAVHSLGTTGADGRRVEFMPQRVYLPPTGPVTLAISERAGGATLRLHFRLELPNPVAGMYTALVPGPVSPEATHEELLTLTRHQSMPRTRSGGGPSELVYERLPGGRYTFLFLLQLDRERYAVHREELDIPEGASLEHELRTVWTPVPDSR
- a CDS encoding phospholipid scramblase family protein, whose amino-acid sequence is MSNKPDLASAGELELDWGSREQRAPGHVPEPAGEPLPEEPSGAGKGLPGDPRYMSRELRLQLTGLLEGPGLRMRQLRELVEVLVPWEARNQYEVCDDTGRPTVYVGETGDGWGSALKRNFWPFYKARMECMTLGGTVALAIERPWSFLLAHANVEAWDGRLLGRIEQRFSVVGRKLELLTPSGTVLATVEGPLLKPWTFRVMQRGVEVALIRKKWNGVLQELFTDADTFRLDFAPECTDGRLRQLILGAALLVDMTWFDNRSSSSIVGPGADLLDIIAFWK